A window of the Fulvia fulva chromosome 3, complete sequence genome harbors these coding sequences:
- a CDS encoding Aorsin yields MSTIKSYFRKHNPKLPSYIANDNASNIGENDGVYNKAGRGMPDVSANGLTLASFINGTQDCSDGPQIGTSIWAAVVTLINQQRTKAGKGPVGFINPALYANPWMMNETVGGSNANCGSAWFEAVPVEDPVSGLGTPKYPKLVKYFLSCK; encoded by the exons ATGTCCACCATCAAGTCATACTTCCGCAAGCATAATCCCAAACTCCCATCCTACATTGCAAACGACAATGCATCAAACATCGGCGAGAACGACGGCGTCTACAACAAAGCCGGTCGAGGGATGCCTGACGTATCTGCCAACGGACTTACCTTGGCCAGCTTCATCAATGGAACGCAGGATTGCAGTGATGGGCCTCAGATTGGTACCTCGATCTGGGCGGCTGTTGTGACTTTGATCAATCAGCAGCGAACAAAGGCAGGGAAGGGACCTGTTGGTTTCATTAATCCTGCGCTTTACGCTAATCCTTGGATGATGAATGAAACTGTTGGAGGGTCTAATGCCAATTGTGGCAGTGCCTGGTTTGAAGCGGTGCCGGTTGAG GATCCTGTGAGTGGTCTTGGAACGCCCAAATATCCTAAGCTGGTCAAATACTTTTTGAGCTGCAAATGA
- a CDS encoding Mitochondrial amidoxime reducing component 2 → MEGLVAAFLEHYWTYLHSIKGSLALILLAVLIVVLRRRRKAESSAIPTREDIPGCFRAGLRKSRLDDEHVSRQLDRRDSKHDGTPFVKAIFTYPVKSCRGVELPATEISSTGLAYDRLFSFAQLVRQNDAVTAESRQVDADATPQWRFITQREYPKLALLETQLWLPDPHSHQQTSDANTSNEWVENGGGLVIKFPDERNTNGQAGYVTIKLPLEPTAQHAKAKQYTLENMTIWLDSPWCINMTNEIDVESLAKLGSFLGIEHTLALFRSNPRDLRSIQRSLPADHQDETFQVGFADAFQVHLLNMHSVQALSDEVPPEHKVDIGRFRANIIVAGVSAYEEDRWKRVVFGQTVDIETNAIVPASHHVACRTARCVLANVDQQTGVQDRKEPFKTLKRTRQVDEGAKPHPCFGLSMMPLFQRGVVRVGDRIEIIETGEHIYEKMFS, encoded by the coding sequence ATGGAGGGGCTGGTTGCTGCGTTTCTGGAGCACTACTGGACATATCTACACTCGATCAAAGGATCTTTGGCGCTGATTTTGTTGGCGGTATTGATCGTTGTTCTGAGGAGACGACGAAAGGCCGAAAGCTCTGCGATACCGACGAGAGAAGACATACCGGGTTGCTTTCGAGCCGGCCTTCGAAAGAGTCGGCTGGATGATGAGCATGTCTCGAGACAACTGGACCGGCGAGACTCGAAGCATGATGGCACACCATTTGTGAAAGCAATCTTCACATATCCTGTCAAATCTTGTCGAGGAGTAGAGCTCCCTGCCACCGAGATTTCGAGCACAGGGCTAGCGTACGACCGATTGTTCTCGTTCGCCCAGTTAGTGCGACAGAACGATGCTGTTACCGCAGAAAGCAGGCAGGTCGATGCAGACGCCACGCCGCAATGGCGCTTCATTACCCAGCGAGAGTATCCCAAGCTTGCTCTTCTGGAGACACAACTCTGGCTACCTGACCCTCACTCGCACCAACAGACTTCGGACGCAAATACCAGCAACGAGTGGGTTGAGAACGGAGGGGGTCTAGTCATCAAGTTTCCTGACGAGCGCAATACCAACGGGCAAGCTGGATATGTCACGATCAAGCTCCCTCTCGAACCTACCGCACAGCACGCCAAAGCTAAGCAGTACACACTTGAGAACATGACCATTTGGCTAGACAGCCCGTGGTGCATCAATATGACCAACGAGATCGATGTAGAGTCGCTCGCAAAGCTCGGCTCTTTTCTTGGTATCGAACACACTCTTGCTCTCTTCCGAAGCAACCCTCGAGACTTACGAAGCATTCAGCGAAGCCTGCCTGCGGATCATCAAGATGAGACGTTCCAGGTCGGCTTCGCAGACGCCTTCCAGGTGCATCTTTTGAACATGCATAGTGTGCAGGCCTTGAGCGACGAGGTCCCGCCCGAGCATAAAGTGGACATTGGCCGTTTCAGAGCGAATATTATCGTGGCAGGAGTATCCGCGTATGAAGAAGACAGGTGGAAGCGGGTTGTGTTTGGCCAGACGGTCGATATCGAGACGAATGCAATCGTACCGGCATCACATCACGTCGCTTGCAGGACGGCTAGATGTGTCCTTGCCAACGTGGATCAGCAGACCGGCGTGCAAGATCGGAAGGAGCCTTTCAAGACGCTCAAGAGGACGCGGCAGGTGGACGAGGGCGCGAAGCCGCATCCATGTTTTGGATTGTCAATGATGCCGCTTTTCCAGCGCGGTGTGGTGCGAGTTGGAGATCGGATAGAGATTATCGAGACCGGTGAGCATATCTATGAGAAGATGTTCAGCTAG